A stretch of the Arachis stenosperma cultivar V10309 chromosome 6, arast.V10309.gnm1.PFL2, whole genome shotgun sequence genome encodes the following:
- the LOC130934229 gene encoding uncharacterized protein LOC130934229 produces MKFLQKNIFSKFGVPQTLISDGGTHFCNRQLDSVLSHYRVCHKVATPYHPQKNGQAEVSNRALKRILKRTVSASRKDWARKFDDALWTYRIAFKTPIGTSPYQLVYGKFCHLPVKLEHKAYWATRFLNLDAKAAGEKWLLQLNELYEFHLAAFENAKIYKEKEKR; encoded by the coding sequence ATgaagttcctccagaagaacatcttcagcaagtttggtgttcctcaGACATTGATTAGTGATGgaggtactcatttctgcaatagacagcttgACTCTGTTCTAAGCCATTACAGAGTttgccataaagtggcaacacCATACCATCCTCAAAAaaatgggcaggctgaagtctcaaatagagcaTTAAAGCGAATCCTGAAGAGGACAGTAAGTGCCtctagaaaggattgggctagaaAGTTTGATGATGCTCTATGGACATACAGAATAGcttttaagacccctataggaaCATCCCCATATCAATTGGTATATGGGAAATTCTGTCATCTGCCAGTgaaactggaacacaaggcctattgggcaaccagattcctcaACCTTGATGCTAAAGCAGCAGGAGAAAAATGGCTGCTCCAACTAAATGAGCTATATGAATTCCACTTAGCTGCatttgaaaatgcaaagatctataaagaaaaagaaaaaaggtga